Genomic window (Acidobacteriota bacterium):
CTGTAATGTGTGATCACATCCTGATGACCGAAGGCAGTGGTCTTTTTCTTGCCGGCCCCGCTCTCGTTCAGGCAGCGATTGGAATGAAGTACACGCCCGAGGAGCTCGGAGGCGCAAAGATGCACGCCCAAATTTCCGGCACGGTGGATTATCGCGAACCGAACGACGAGAGTTGCATTTCCCGAATCAGAACTTTAGTCGGAAAAATGGGCCAACGTCCTGGAGCTCCCTTCAGCCGTGTCGAGCCTCAGGCTCCTCGAATTCCCAAAGAACAGCTTCTGGGCATAGTCGATGCCGATCCGGCTCGTCCGTACGACATGAAGGAGATCATCGGAAGAATCGTCGACGAGAGTCGTTTCGAAGAGTACAAGACCGAATATGGCAAGACGGTTCTCTGCGGATACGCGCGCATCGGCGGCTTTGCGGTGGGCGTCGTCGCCAACCAAAAAATGCATGTGCAGGACCTTGACAAGCATTCCGGCGAAAAACGCGTCGAGTTCGGCGGCGTGATTTACACCGAGTCCGCCGAGAAAGCCGCCCGCTTCATCATGGACTGCAATCAGAACCTCGTACCGCTGATCTTCCTCCATGACGTAAACGGCTTCATGGTGGGACGTGACGCCGAGTGGAGCGGCATCATCCGCGCAGGCGCGAAGATGGTCAGTGCTGTCTCGAACTCTGTGGTGCCGAAGATCACGCTGATCATCGGCGGATCGTTTGGAGCGGGTCACTATGCAATGTGTGGCAAAGCGTACGATCCACGTTTCGTCTTCGCCTGGCCAACTGCCCGTTACGCGGTCATGAGCGGCGCATCAGCAGCGGGCACTCTAGTAGAGATCAAGATCAAACAGTTAGAGCGCGGCGGCAAGAAGTTGAGCGAAGCTGAGAAGAAAGAGCTCTACGAATCAGTGAAGAAGACGTACGACGAGCAAATGGATCCGAGGTACGGAGCCGCCCGGTTATGGATCGACAAGATCATTGACCCACTAGAGACACGCGATGTCTTGATCGCTGCATTGGAAGCTGCATCACTGAATCCGGAGGTTCCAAAGTTCAACGTAGGAGTGCTACAGACGTGAGCCCTCTTGTCATTCTGAACCAAGTGAGGAATGCCTACCGGAACCTAACGGTATGGACGTGCGTAGAGATTCCTCGCAGCAAATACGGCGGCTCGGAATGACAGAGAAGAAGCCCATAAAACTCATCGAATGTCCGCGCGATGCTTGGCAGGGCCTCGCGCACCAGATCCCCGCCGAGATAAAAGTGCATTACCTACGGGCGCTGATTGGGGCTGGATTCAAACATATCGATGCGGTTTCGTTCGTCTCACCAAAAGCAGTGCCCCAAATGGCCGACTCCGAGGAGGTGCTGAAGGAACTCGACCCACCCGACGATCTCGAGATCATCGGCATAGTCGTGAACGAAAAAGGCGCAGACCGCGCCATTGCGACCGATGCTGTACGGAGTCTCGGATTTCCCTATTCGGTTTCGCCAACGTTCTTGAGAAACAATCAGAATCAATCGCTGGAGCAAGCAATTGAAGTCTTAGAGAAGATCGAGCAGAAGGGGCGCGATGCAGGGCTGAATCTTGTCGTTTACGTCTCCATGGCTTTTGGTAATCCATATGGTGATCTATGGAATGTCAATGAGGTTATCGAAGCCGTCGATCTGCTCTCGGAGATGCAGATAGAGCAGGTTTCACTCGCCGACACGGTGGGATTAGCCTCTCCGCAACAAGTCATAGATCTGGTCGCTTCGGTGATGGATCGCTTTAAACATCTGGAAATCGGAGTTCACTTACACAGCCGACCTGCGCAAGCGAAAGAAAAGATCATGGCCGCGTACAATGCCGGATGCCGCCGCTTCGATTCTGCGCTTGGCGGACTTGGAGGATGCCCGTTCGCGCAGGACGAACTTGTGGGAAATCTGCCGACGGAAGTTTTGCTGGAAACACTTCGAGATCTTGGCGGGGAACTTCCAATTCGCAAGCCGCTGGATAATGTGCTGAAAATGTCACAGCTGATTGGAGCCGGTTCACTCTCGACCCAAATTCAATGAATTTCACCACATTAGTGCTTCACGAGAGCGACGGCGTCGCGCTGCTCACGTTGAACCGTCCAGACAAACGAAATGCAATCAGCTATGAGCTCATTGCCGACCTGCAAAAAGCGCTCAACGCAGTTGAGAAATCGTCATCTCATGTGCTGATTATCACCGGAGCTGGCAAAGCGTTCAGCTCAGGGATGGACCTCGAGAATCTTAGGTCACTGATCGGCCGCACTCAGGAGCAGAACATCGAAGACTCACGCACCATGGCGCGGTTGTTTCGCTCTATTTACGAATTTCCCAAGCCGACGATTGCGGCGGTGAATGGCCCCGCCATCGCAGGCGGAACCGGCATCGCCACAATTTGCGATTTCACTCTGGCTACTCACGAGGCAAAATTCGGCTACACGGAAGTACGAATCGGATTTGTCCCAGCGATCGTTTCCAACTTTCTCCTCCGCCATGTCGGCGAGAAGCACGCACGCGACCTGCTGCTCACCGGACGCATTTTTGCCGCAGACGAGGCTCTCCGCCTGGGACTTGTGAATGAAATCGTCGATCCCGATCGCCTCCTACCTCGTGCCTATGAACTGGCTCGCACGCTTATGGAGAACAGCCCGGCTTCGCTAAGAGCAACGAAGGAACTGCTCTCGCAGGCCATCAACGAGGAACTCGATCGCCGGCTTGAGACTTCAATCGAAGAAAACGCGCGCATTCGCCAGACGCCTGACTTCCGCGAGGGCATCACCGCCTTCCTGGAAAAGCGCAAGCCTCACTGGAGTAGCCATTGACGGCTAGTCGGTCGCACCAGAATCGCAGCACTCACGAGGTCCGGCTGCGCGTGCGCTACGCCGAAACCGACAGAATGGGCGTCGTATACCATTCAAACTTCTTCGTCTGGATGGAGATCGGACGAGTGGAGTTAATGCGCAACTTGGGATTTGACTACAAGCAGATGGAACTCGAAGACGACTGTCATCTGCCCGTGGTCGATGCCCGCTGTCGCTATAAATCGCCTGCTTACTATGACGAAGAGATTGTTGTGCGAACAGAGCTCCGCAATCTGCGGGGCTCGCTAATGCACTTTGGGTACGACATTTTGCGCCAAAGTGACCGCACGGTGCTCGCTGAAGCCGAGACCACCCATATCGTCGTCAACGCCCGGATGGAGAAACGACAGCTTCCGGAGCGATATCGCAGCACACTTGAAGCCTTGGCACGCAGGGCGCTGTCATAAATCAAACATCTACATTTTGGCCTAGGGCATCTATCCTATTGGCATGCTCAGCGTAACCCTCGCTTGCCTCACCGCGGGAATCGGTGTGCTTTTCCTCTGGTACCTGTACTACGCCCGCAAATCGAGGCAGCGAGCATTCGAGGTTCTCGGCTGGATTGAAAGTCTTTTGAGCGGCCACGGACACGTGGCTGGGCTCAAGTGGGATGGCTCGTCAACGTTCCATGTTCCGCTGCGCCTGCGTTCTAACGTGTTCCACAATGCCAGCTTGCATGTTCACTTGATCCCCAAAGAACTTCCTGCAAGCTGGCTCATCGG
Coding sequences:
- a CDS encoding methylcrotonoyl-CoA carboxylase yields the protein MAQSPVTSTPNSVIISAIDPNSPRFQKNALAMADLITTIAREQEKIREGGGAKTIESQHSKSRLTARERIALLIDRGTELLELAIYAAYGMYEEWGGAPAAGVITGLARVQGRLFMLIANDATVKAGAFFPMTAKKVIRAQNIAIENRIPTIYLVDSAGVFLPLQEDVFPDTDDFGRVFRNNAVMSAMGIPQITAIMGMCVAGGAYLPVMCDHILMTEGSGLFLAGPALVQAAIGMKYTPEELGGAKMHAQISGTVDYREPNDESCISRIRTLVGKMGQRPGAPFSRVEPQAPRIPKEQLLGIVDADPARPYDMKEIIGRIVDESRFEEYKTEYGKTVLCGYARIGGFAVGVVANQKMHVQDLDKHSGEKRVEFGGVIYTESAEKAARFIMDCNQNLVPLIFLHDVNGFMVGRDAEWSGIIRAGAKMVSAVSNSVVPKITLIIGGSFGAGHYAMCGKAYDPRFVFAWPTARYAVMSGASAAGTLVEIKIKQLERGGKKLSEAEKKELYESVKKTYDEQMDPRYGAARLWIDKIIDPLETRDVLIAALEAASLNPEVPKFNVGVLQT
- a CDS encoding hydroxymethylglutaryl-CoA lyase; the protein is MTEKKPIKLIECPRDAWQGLAHQIPAEIKVHYLRALIGAGFKHIDAVSFVSPKAVPQMADSEEVLKELDPPDDLEIIGIVVNEKGADRAIATDAVRSLGFPYSVSPTFLRNNQNQSLEQAIEVLEKIEQKGRDAGLNLVVYVSMAFGNPYGDLWNVNEVIEAVDLLSEMQIEQVSLADTVGLASPQQVIDLVASVMDRFKHLEIGVHLHSRPAQAKEKIMAAYNAGCRRFDSALGGLGGCPFAQDELVGNLPTEVLLETLRDLGGELPIRKPLDNVLKMSQLIGAGSLSTQIQ
- a CDS encoding enoyl-CoA hydratase, with the translated sequence MNFTTLVLHESDGVALLTLNRPDKRNAISYELIADLQKALNAVEKSSSHVLIITGAGKAFSSGMDLENLRSLIGRTQEQNIEDSRTMARLFRSIYEFPKPTIAAVNGPAIAGGTGIATICDFTLATHEAKFGYTEVRIGFVPAIVSNFLLRHVGEKHARDLLLTGRIFAADEALRLGLVNEIVDPDRLLPRAYELARTLMENSPASLRATKELLSQAINEELDRRLETSIEENARIRQTPDFREGITAFLEKRKPHWSSH
- a CDS encoding acyl-CoA thioesterase: MGVVYHSNFFVWMEIGRVELMRNLGFDYKQMELEDDCHLPVVDARCRYKSPAYYDEEIVVRTELRNLRGSLMHFGYDILRQSDRTVLAEAETTHIVVNARMEKRQLPERYRSTLEALARRALS